The Bradyrhizobium sp. WBAH42 genome includes a window with the following:
- a CDS encoding VCBS domain-containing protein: MDGQSSNSPVFVHVDSFAAKPFIAKAHGHVPDGAFVVPDANLIFNGEFKRAGLDLVLSHDGHEFVVHDYFRGDKRAAIASPDGAHLGGDVVNALTGHVQVAQAAPGAGAAQVIGHVTKLVGSATAIRNGVSVILNNGDNVEKGDVVSTGADSTLGITFIDGTVFGLSSNARMVLNEMVYDPNGSNNSSLLSLVAGTITFVAGETAKHGDMKVDTPVATMGIRGTAVLTQINFVVPAGGGDPQPQASFQVLVEPNGTTGSYILFDKVTLLPIATVNQAGQMIQISGGNVSVTNALMSPDVQKLITDVFTLKFTDNNTNTKLTTNYTDTITPFGHEVVLKSGSGPIVTATFVNLNPQTQEGPTTSTPTPGRIPGQPIAQSFDLGGNVRTAFALTERADTTGDTHADTISGLIRFLDQNLGDLPTVSVSLAEAPNYVYKSAGQQDVTGSLTALQKQDIAATQIQISVVADPANNNNGSAVWTYTIPDKVFDFLAAGETLTLTYMVRVDTNFSVNPESKFIPITITITGTNDKPVVTTDVPVITFEGGTSVPGGPLTSDVPTSGTLSFDDVDLTDKHTVSVALTSATLPGGTVPPGPLAAFQSAMSVAIAAGADSTGDGTGTINWSLADLPVYLADFIPKGVVLTLVYTVTVTDSQGATAQQTITVTITGTDAPAVVWIATDKAGAPSGGFWKDAANWETGTVPTIDDDVIVITDQLHGLTPSYPVTIDAAAYAKSLTMNDFGGPPPKLINQSSLTIAGALNMSADSILTNAATGTMSVGGKAEILDTSVLTNAGHLTLAGGGDFAAGTTITNSGTLELSGGTLKMLADIANAGGTLKADAGTTLIVDNAAVHGGTVTILGTLELNGASLIENGSLTNSGTVNVEGTVEFANETVSNTSAGTIRVLANGWLTIDQGSSVANAGHVTVDASGKLSISGATISGGMIDGGGNIDVTGASRIDGGATLSTSAVTVGSGVTLTLDDVTVAGTAIANGGTVKIDASKKLTLSGASVSGGQLNVLGTLASSGASTVTNASITNNGLIEAIGGVLTLAATTSAAIANAGTLRANGAELDIDHQAVTNTGTLAAINGGTLKLTAMTVTNTGGTVSVASGSSLDLAGSTISGGTVTIAGTLESTGTSAVDGADLNNTGTISVTSGTLTIDPGLLHAITNLGLIEAAGGGILKLATATVSNAGGTIAVDGASKLYLTDVSINGGTLSNAGHLYGVSGSSTITGAVTNTGTIEVQAGTLNLAGGITGVGTLLVDDGATLALGGADAQTVTFAGGANTLRLDATSHDFTGTISAGASTGGTFTVTGDADIASASGDALTLAASGGTSGNHGDVILTPTGALTGAANGLVVTQNGAGDVSLTATKDITGLAGNGITLRDSATGSGDITVNNLTGKATGTGTNSVGVLVENLNAANSGDISITQLGGAAGGAYGIDAATLGHGDIDIDAGGSITGGFIYGIRTRSYGSGSQTVTTEAGSIVTSASSGIVAVNRATSINAAADSSVTVTSYGTINSGSSPNLAGNVPAGIEAGYTGATSGTHANTGVNGSVVVNNHGNITAAAGYGINAYNYGSGDVSVTSFAGTTISVSGAQSMGINAAALSGGTGDVTVTLGENVTISGAASYGIRAHSIDQGDISVTLAKGDSITSGSSGIVAVNFATAIAAGVASTISVEAHGTIHSGTTLNNDGTTPGAIIAGYKPGGNGTFSNAVNGDVVVNSDANITAAAGYGIEAFTWGVGDITVTTGQNSQISAAGTAIAAFDHGGGDVSITNDGSASGAVGVAALATGAGDVTIVNHGDIGSTSFAGISVTQNGAGATGSTHITNSGSISAPTGHAAIYIQENATGTATIDNSGTIGAADASGVTSTTYAIVETGGAITINNSGDINGNISVATATFNNNAGGIWTVSGTSVFGSLSSIVNDGDIDLLDGASIAGTGLSIANYHEIDSWGTATISGAITNAGTIEVNAGTLTLFGSLSGAGSVTVDAGALLKLEGTVTQTVTLAGDGAALQIDTSSFGGSIAGLSAGDTIDLSTIKYGLGTSAVYVANADPATGGVLTVTDADGNHIDLNLTGADYSNAHFAGSSDGHGGTLITFNADDDAPVFTAAEASPSVSFSELESTTGDPTLDPVSGGTGAIHFTDIDLTDRPTVTNVAYALTWLDADHTTQLTLSPDEITALEQALTLSAPGNKNNGAIGWSYSIADSALDFLGEGQTVTVVSTITLADHQGKTDTAAVTVTITGKNDAPVITVASGDSAGATLDEANAGLDKTGTLTLSDADATDHVSVARDHLSVYLDGVLQTDDVGGLSNTDLLNYLTVPAADILNGTATHAQFTWTFNSQGEDFDFLAAGQTLSLQYTIVPSDADGAGTSSTVTIDIVGSNDAPTLDDATLASVAGNDSDPSGAAISSLFTDKFHDADTGATFKALAVTSDAATTAQGVWQYELAGTDQWADIGSVSNTNALVLGPDTLIRFVPANGFSGTPGALGVHALDDTYTGAITTDLSTATIDLSVTGTGGETPVSQDLTTIGTEVTAPADGPVINTESFQVEHIIENNSDIITDLMVTGSADHDFTVTMSTAHPGLSQVDFYPASGSLEEINLGFETGATYNPTAASSDPQAQPPDIEQITLTVTDQATGLFDTVHFIFHEAGDTSQAVALEGTSGKDVIFATDTNSTLTGGEGKDQFVFAPGLLYDDNGQPVTDFSHTITDFKVGLDKIDLRQFSDVGCKGDLAIAQQQNGDTLITWNQEVSQQSGLIQEHESLLLKNVVAANLQASDFIFGTHVT; the protein is encoded by the coding sequence TTGGACGGCCAGAGTTCCAACTCGCCCGTCTTTGTCCACGTCGATTCCTTTGCCGCCAAGCCCTTCATTGCCAAGGCGCATGGCCATGTGCCCGACGGTGCATTCGTCGTTCCCGACGCCAATCTGATCTTCAACGGCGAGTTCAAGCGTGCCGGGCTCGACCTCGTGCTGTCGCACGACGGTCACGAGTTCGTCGTTCACGATTATTTCAGGGGCGACAAGCGCGCCGCGATCGCTTCGCCCGACGGCGCCCACCTCGGCGGCGACGTCGTCAACGCCCTCACCGGCCACGTCCAGGTCGCCCAGGCCGCGCCCGGCGCCGGTGCGGCCCAGGTCATCGGTCACGTCACCAAGCTCGTGGGCAGCGCGACCGCCATCCGCAACGGCGTCTCGGTGATCCTGAACAACGGCGACAACGTCGAGAAGGGCGACGTGGTCTCGACCGGCGCCGATTCGACGCTCGGCATCACCTTCATCGACGGCACCGTGTTCGGCTTGTCCTCCAATGCGCGGATGGTGCTGAACGAGATGGTCTACGACCCCAACGGGTCGAACAATTCCTCGCTGCTCAGCCTGGTCGCGGGCACCATCACCTTCGTCGCCGGCGAAACCGCCAAGCACGGCGACATGAAGGTCGACACGCCGGTCGCCACCATGGGCATCCGCGGCACGGCGGTGCTGACACAGATCAACTTCGTCGTTCCCGCCGGCGGCGGCGATCCGCAGCCGCAGGCGAGCTTCCAGGTGCTGGTCGAGCCGAACGGCACGACCGGCTCCTATATCCTGTTCGACAAGGTCACGCTGCTGCCGATCGCGACGGTCAACCAGGCCGGCCAGATGATCCAGATCAGCGGCGGCAACGTCTCGGTCACCAACGCACTGATGTCGCCCGATGTGCAGAAGCTGATCACGGACGTGTTCACGCTGAAGTTCACCGACAACAACACCAACACCAAGCTGACCACGAACTACACCGACACGATCACGCCGTTCGGCCATGAGGTGGTGCTCAAGTCGGGGTCCGGTCCGATCGTCACCGCGACCTTCGTCAATCTCAATCCGCAGACGCAGGAAGGCCCAACCACGTCGACGCCGACGCCCGGCCGCATTCCCGGTCAGCCGATCGCGCAAAGCTTCGACCTCGGCGGCAACGTGAGGACGGCGTTCGCGCTGACCGAACGGGCGGACACCACCGGCGATACGCACGCCGACACGATTTCCGGATTGATCAGATTCCTCGATCAAAACCTCGGCGACCTGCCGACGGTGAGCGTGAGCCTCGCCGAGGCGCCGAACTACGTCTACAAGAGCGCCGGCCAGCAGGATGTCACCGGCTCGCTCACCGCGCTGCAGAAGCAGGACATCGCGGCGACGCAGATTCAGATCAGTGTCGTCGCCGACCCCGCCAACAACAATAACGGCTCGGCGGTCTGGACCTACACGATCCCGGACAAGGTCTTCGATTTCCTCGCGGCCGGCGAGACCCTGACGCTGACCTACATGGTCCGCGTCGACACCAATTTCTCGGTGAACCCCGAGTCCAAGTTCATCCCGATCACGATCACGATCACGGGAACGAACGACAAGCCGGTGGTCACCACCGACGTTCCCGTCATCACTTTCGAAGGCGGCACCAGCGTGCCGGGTGGCCCGCTCACCAGCGACGTTCCGACCTCGGGCACGCTGAGCTTCGATGACGTCGATCTCACCGACAAGCATACGGTGTCGGTGGCGCTGACCAGCGCGACCCTGCCCGGCGGCACCGTTCCGCCCGGTCCGCTCGCGGCATTCCAGAGCGCGATGTCGGTCGCGATCGCTGCGGGCGCCGACAGCACCGGTGACGGCACCGGCACCATCAACTGGTCACTGGCCGATCTCCCGGTCTATCTCGCCGACTTCATTCCGAAGGGCGTGGTGCTGACGCTGGTCTACACCGTCACCGTCACGGACTCGCAAGGCGCGACGGCCCAGCAGACGATCACGGTCACGATCACCGGCACCGACGCGCCCGCCGTGGTCTGGATCGCGACCGACAAGGCGGGCGCGCCCTCCGGCGGCTTCTGGAAGGACGCGGCCAATTGGGAGACCGGGACCGTCCCGACCATCGATGACGACGTCATTGTCATCACCGATCAGCTGCACGGTCTGACGCCGTCCTATCCGGTGACGATCGATGCGGCCGCCTATGCGAAATCGCTGACGATGAACGATTTCGGCGGCCCGCCGCCGAAGCTGATCAACCAGAGCTCGCTGACCATTGCCGGTGCGCTCAACATGAGCGCGGACTCGATCCTCACCAACGCCGCGACCGGCACGATGTCGGTCGGCGGCAAGGCCGAGATATTGGACACGAGCGTGCTCACCAATGCGGGCCACCTGACGCTCGCCGGCGGCGGCGATTTCGCTGCCGGTACCACGATCACCAATTCCGGCACGCTGGAGCTGTCGGGCGGCACCTTGAAGATGCTGGCCGACATCGCCAATGCCGGCGGCACGCTGAAGGCTGACGCGGGCACGACGCTGATCGTGGACAATGCGGCCGTCCACGGCGGCACGGTCACGATTCTCGGGACACTGGAACTCAACGGCGCCAGCTTGATCGAGAACGGCTCATTGACCAATTCCGGTACGGTCAACGTCGAGGGCACGGTCGAATTTGCCAACGAGACGGTCTCCAACACCTCCGCCGGCACGATCAGGGTACTGGCGAATGGCTGGTTGACGATCGACCAGGGATCCAGCGTCGCCAACGCCGGCCACGTCACGGTCGATGCCTCGGGCAAGCTGTCGATCAGCGGCGCAACCATCAGCGGCGGCATGATCGACGGTGGCGGCAACATAGACGTCACCGGCGCCAGCAGGATCGACGGCGGGGCGACATTGAGCACGAGCGCCGTCACGGTCGGAAGCGGGGTGACGCTGACGCTCGACGATGTCACCGTTGCGGGGACCGCGATCGCAAATGGCGGCACCGTCAAGATCGATGCGAGCAAGAAACTGACGCTCTCGGGCGCGAGCGTCAGCGGCGGCCAGCTCAACGTGCTCGGTACGCTGGCCTCGTCCGGCGCCAGCACCGTCACCAATGCGTCCATCACCAACAACGGCCTGATCGAGGCGATCGGCGGCGTGTTGACGCTCGCCGCCACGACCTCGGCCGCCATTGCCAATGCCGGCACCCTCCGCGCCAACGGCGCCGAGCTCGATATCGACCACCAGGCCGTCACCAACACCGGCACGCTGGCCGCGATCAACGGCGGCACACTGAAGCTGACTGCGATGACGGTGACCAACACCGGCGGCACCGTGTCGGTCGCATCGGGCTCGTCGCTCGATCTCGCCGGTTCGACCATCAGCGGCGGCACGGTGACGATCGCGGGCACGCTGGAATCGACCGGCACGAGCGCAGTCGACGGCGCCGACCTCAACAACACCGGCACGATCTCCGTGACCAGCGGCACGCTGACGATCGATCCCGGCCTGCTTCATGCCATCACCAATCTCGGGCTGATCGAGGCGGCGGGCGGGGGCATCCTCAAGCTCGCGACCGCGACCGTCAGCAATGCCGGCGGTACGATCGCGGTCGACGGCGCCTCGAAGCTCTATCTGACCGACGTCTCGATCAACGGCGGCACCCTGAGCAATGCCGGTCATCTCTACGGCGTCTCCGGCAGCAGCACGATCACGGGCGCGGTCACCAACACCGGCACGATCGAGGTGCAGGCCGGCACGCTGAACCTCGCTGGCGGCATCACCGGCGTCGGGACGCTGCTCGTCGACGACGGCGCGACACTCGCGCTGGGCGGCGCGGATGCGCAGACCGTCACTTTTGCCGGCGGTGCCAACACGCTCCGGCTCGATGCCACGAGCCATGACTTCACCGGCACTATTTCGGCCGGGGCCTCGACCGGCGGTACCTTCACCGTCACCGGTGATGCCGATATCGCCAGCGCGAGCGGCGACGCGCTCACGCTCGCTGCATCCGGCGGAACCAGCGGCAACCATGGCGACGTCATTCTGACGCCAACCGGCGCACTGACCGGCGCGGCCAACGGGCTCGTCGTCACCCAGAACGGCGCCGGCGACGTCTCGTTGACCGCAACCAAGGACATCACGGGCCTCGCCGGCAACGGCATCACGCTGCGCGACAGTGCGACCGGCTCCGGCGACATCACCGTCAACAATCTCACCGGCAAGGCGACCGGCACCGGCACGAATTCGGTCGGCGTTCTCGTCGAGAATTTGAACGCTGCCAATAGCGGCGACATCTCGATCACTCAGCTCGGCGGCGCGGCGGGCGGCGCGTATGGCATCGATGCAGCGACGCTGGGCCACGGCGACATCGACATTGACGCCGGTGGCTCGATCACCGGCGGCTTCATCTACGGCATCCGGACGCGCAGCTATGGCAGCGGCAGCCAGACCGTCACGACGGAGGCCGGCAGCATCGTTACGTCGGCCAGCTCGGGCATCGTCGCCGTCAATCGCGCGACATCGATCAACGCTGCGGCCGATAGCAGCGTCACGGTCACCAGCTACGGCACGATCAATTCGGGAAGCAGCCCGAACCTGGCCGGCAATGTTCCGGCCGGCATCGAAGCCGGCTACACCGGCGCCACCAGTGGCACCCACGCCAATACCGGCGTCAACGGCTCGGTGGTCGTCAACAACCATGGCAACATCACCGCCGCGGCCGGTTACGGCATCAACGCCTATAATTACGGGAGCGGCGACGTCTCGGTGACCAGCTTCGCCGGCACCACGATCTCGGTGTCCGGGGCGCAGAGCATGGGAATCAACGCCGCAGCATTGAGCGGCGGCACCGGTGACGTCACGGTCACGCTCGGCGAGAATGTCACGATCTCGGGTGCGGCCAGCTATGGCATCAGGGCCCACAGCATCGACCAGGGCGACATCAGCGTCACCCTGGCGAAAGGCGACAGCATCACCTCCGGCAGCTCCGGCATCGTGGCCGTCAATTTTGCGACGGCCATTGCCGCCGGCGTTGCGAGCACGATCTCGGTCGAAGCACACGGCACGATTCATTCCGGCACCACGCTCAACAACGACGGCACCACGCCGGGCGCGATCATCGCCGGCTACAAGCCCGGCGGAAACGGCACATTCTCGAACGCGGTCAACGGCGACGTGGTCGTCAACAGCGATGCGAACATCACCGCGGCTGCCGGCTATGGCATCGAGGCGTTCACCTGGGGTGTTGGCGACATCACCGTCACGACCGGCCAGAATTCACAGATCTCCGCCGCAGGCACCGCGATCGCGGCGTTCGATCATGGCGGCGGCGACGTCAGCATCACCAATGACGGTTCGGCCTCCGGGGCGGTCGGCGTGGCTGCCCTCGCCACCGGCGCCGGCGACGTCACCATCGTCAATCATGGCGACATCGGCAGCACGAGCTTCGCCGGCATCAGCGTCACGCAGAATGGGGCCGGCGCGACCGGCTCGACGCACATCACCAATTCCGGCTCGATCTCGGCTCCCACCGGTCACGCGGCGATCTACATCCAGGAGAACGCGACCGGCACGGCGACGATCGACAATTCCGGCACGATCGGTGCTGCGGACGCATCCGGCGTGACCTCGACGACCTATGCGATCGTCGAGACCGGCGGCGCCATCACGATCAACAACTCTGGCGACATCAATGGCAACATCTCCGTCGCCACGGCCACCTTCAACAACAACGCGGGCGGCATCTGGACCGTCTCCGGCACCAGCGTGTTCGGCAGCCTGTCGTCGATCGTCAACGACGGCGATATCGACCTGCTCGATGGGGCCTCGATTGCCGGGACCGGCCTGAGCATTGCGAACTATCATGAGATCGACAGCTGGGGCACGGCGACGATCTCCGGCGCCATCACCAACGCCGGTACGATCGAGGTCAACGCCGGGACCCTGACGCTGTTCGGCTCGCTGTCCGGCGCGGGGTCGGTTACCGTCGATGCCGGCGCGCTCCTGAAGCTCGAAGGCACGGTCACGCAAACGGTCACGCTCGCCGGTGATGGCGCCGCGCTTCAGATCGATACGTCGTCCTTCGGCGGATCGATCGCGGGGCTGTCCGCGGGCGACACGATCGACCTGTCCACGATCAAGTACGGTCTCGGCACCAGTGCGGTCTATGTCGCCAATGCCGACCCTGCGACCGGAGGCGTGCTGACGGTCACCGACGCCGATGGCAACCACATCGATCTGAATCTGACCGGTGCCGACTACAGCAACGCCCATTTCGCCGGCAGCAGCGACGGCCATGGCGGCACCCTGATCACGTTCAATGCGGATGATGATGCACCGGTCTTCACCGCGGCAGAGGCCTCGCCGAGCGTGAGCTTCTCCGAGCTCGAGAGCACCACCGGCGATCCGACGCTCGATCCGGTCTCGGGTGGGACGGGCGCGATCCATTTCACCGACATCGACCTCACCGATCGTCCGACGGTGACGAACGTCGCGTATGCCTTGACTTGGCTCGACGCCGACCACACCACGCAGCTGACGCTGTCGCCGGACGAAATCACCGCGTTGGAGCAGGCGCTGACGCTCTCTGCGCCCGGCAACAAGAACAACGGCGCGATCGGCTGGAGCTATTCCATCGCCGATAGCGCGCTGGATTTCCTCGGCGAAGGCCAGACCGTGACGGTGGTCTCCACCATCACGCTGGCGGACCATCAGGGCAAGACCGATACGGCCGCGGTGACGGTCACCATCACCGGCAAAAACGACGCGCCGGTGATCACGGTCGCAAGCGGCGACAGCGCCGGCGCGACTCTGGACGAGGCCAATGCGGGGCTGGACAAGACCGGCACGCTGACCCTGTCCGACGCGGACGCCACCGATCATGTGAGCGTCGCGCGCGATCACCTCTCGGTCTATCTTGACGGTGTGTTGCAGACCGACGACGTCGGCGGGCTGTCGAACACCGATCTACTGAACTATCTGACCGTTCCGGCTGCCGATATCCTGAACGGCACCGCCACCCACGCGCAGTTCACCTGGACCTTCAACTCGCAGGGGGAGGACTTCGATTTCCTCGCCGCCGGCCAGACCCTGTCGCTGCAATACACGATCGTCCCGTCGGATGCCGATGGCGCCGGCACCAGCAGCACCGTCACGATCGACATCGTGGGCAGCAACGACGCGCCGACGCTCGATGATGCGACGCTGGCGTCCGTCGCCGGCAACGACAGCGATCCGAGCGGAGCTGCGATCAGCAGCCTGTTCACGGACAAGTTCCACGACGCCGACACCGGTGCGACATTCAAAGCCCTCGCGGTGACCTCCGACGCCGCCACCACGGCGCAGGGCGTCTGGCAGTACGAGCTCGCCGGCACGGATCAATGGGCCGATATCGGGTCGGTCAGCAACACGAACGCGCTGGTGCTGGGCCCCGATACGCTGATCCGGTTCGTGCCCGCCAACGGCTTTTCCGGGACGCCGGGCGCGCTGGGAGTCCACGCGCTCGACGACACCTATACCGGTGCCATCACGACTGATCTGTCGACCGCGACAATCGATCTTTCAGTGACCGGCACCGGCGGTGAGACTCCGGTCTCGCAGGATCTCACCACCATCGGCACGGAAGTGACTGCTCCCGCCGACGGCCCGGTGATCAACACCGAGAGCTTCCAGGTCGAGCATATCATCGAGAACAACTCCGACATCATCACCGATCTCATGGTCACCGGCTCGGCGGACCACGACTTCACCGTCACCATGTCGACGGCGCATCCAGGTCTTAGTCAGGTGGACTTCTATCCGGCCTCGGGCTCGCTCGAGGAGATCAACCTCGGTTTCGAGACCGGCGCCACCTACAATCCGACAGCGGCCAGCTCCGATCCTCAAGCCCAGCCGCCGGACATCGAGCAGATCACGCTGACTGTGACGGACCAGGCCACGGGGCTGTTCGACACCGTCCATTTCATCTTCCACGAGGCCGGCGACACCAGCCAGGCCGTTGCCCTGGAAGGCACCAGCGGCAAGGACGTCATCTTCGCGACCGATACGAACAGCACGCTGACAGGCGGGGAGGGCAAGGATCAGTTCGTGTTCGCGCCGGGCTTGTTGTATGACGACAACGGGCAACCCGTCACCGATTTCTCCCACACGATCACCGATTTCAAGGTAGGGCTCGACAAGATCGATCTGCGGCAGTTCTCCGACGTCGGCTGCAAGGGCGACCTCGCCATCGCCCAGCAGCAAAATGGCGACACCCTGATCACCTGGAATCAGGAGGTCTCGCAGCAATCCGGACTGATACAGGAGCACGAGTCGCTCCTGCTCAAGAACGTGGTCGCCGCAAATCTCCAGGCCAGCGATTTCATCTTCGGCACGCATGTCACGTGA
- a CDS encoding CHASE2 domain-containing protein has protein sequence MKRLRILRRWFARKLGFARLMCLALLVLFAVARLWDPPPIQELRLRTFDMFQLIDPRHKTARPVTIVDIDDKSLAKLGQWPWPRTRIADLIQSLTNNGAVAIGFDVVFSEPDRLNPDLVAGQMRYLDDATRAKLRGLPTNDQILAEAIKRSRVVLGETGLPDILAEPDKSLPLTGVATVGEEGADRFLFEFPGLLRNVPVIEMAAAGRGLFSIRKERDGFIRRVPMVMRAQGNIMPSLSLEILRVVTGTPTLLIRTDKTGVRAVRLKGVEIPTDKNGQFWVHYARRDPSIYVSAADVLDNSASPSKFAGKLVLVGTSAAGLNDIKTTPVSATMPGVEIHAQVLESVLSGAVISQPNYALGIELITALVIGLLVIIFTPNLGPVRLVLAGGAFAAILVGVSWFFYVQHRQLIDFTYPLLSTTAVYLTLIFASFVREQRQRVQIRGQFAQYMSPVLVEQLAQSPEKLVLGGEEREMTIMFSDVRGFTTISESYKHDPQGLIALMNRFLTPLTDVIIERKGYIDKYMGDAIMAFWNAPLDDAEHEINACEAAIQMLEQIDEVNKEREQEAADGGHVYIPLNVGIGLNTGIGVVGNMGSDLKKNYSVLGDSVNLASRLEGQSKAYGFPIIVGSRTALAAKEKFAILELDFIMVKGKSEPEVIYAIAGREDVMHSAAFQRLRNITIEMLGCYRSRDWQGALDAIERGRKSEDADTLEKLFRLYEARIKDFQIEPPPEGWTGAYALLTK, from the coding sequence ATGAAACGTCTGAGGATCCTGCGGCGGTGGTTTGCGCGGAAGCTCGGCTTTGCGCGGCTGATGTGCCTTGCGCTGCTGGTTCTATTCGCCGTTGCGCGCCTCTGGGATCCGCCGCCGATCCAGGAATTGCGGCTGCGCACCTTCGACATGTTCCAGCTGATCGATCCCAGGCACAAGACGGCGCGGCCGGTCACCATCGTCGACATCGACGACAAGAGCCTCGCCAAGCTCGGGCAATGGCCGTGGCCGCGGACGCGGATCGCCGATCTGATCCAGAGCCTCACCAACAACGGCGCGGTGGCGATCGGCTTCGACGTGGTGTTTTCGGAGCCCGACCGACTCAATCCGGATCTGGTCGCGGGCCAGATGCGCTATCTCGACGACGCCACGCGCGCCAAGCTGCGCGGGCTGCCGACCAACGACCAGATCCTCGCCGAGGCGATCAAGCGCTCGCGGGTGGTGCTGGGCGAGACGGGTCTGCCCGATATCCTGGCCGAGCCCGACAAGTCACTTCCGCTCACGGGCGTGGCGACGGTCGGGGAGGAGGGCGCCGACCGCTTCCTGTTCGAATTTCCAGGCCTGCTGCGCAACGTGCCGGTGATCGAAATGGCGGCCGCCGGCCGCGGCCTGTTCTCGATCAGAAAGGAGCGCGACGGGTTCATCCGCCGCGTGCCGATGGTCATGCGTGCCCAAGGCAACATCATGCCATCGCTCAGCCTCGAGATCCTGCGCGTCGTCACGGGGACACCGACGCTGCTGATCAGGACCGACAAGACCGGCGTGCGGGCCGTGCGCCTCAAGGGCGTCGAGATCCCCACTGACAAGAACGGCCAGTTCTGGGTGCACTACGCCCGCAGGGATCCTTCGATTTACGTCTCCGCGGCCGACGTGCTCGACAACAGCGCGTCGCCGAGCAAGTTCGCCGGCAAGCTGGTGCTGGTCGGGACCTCCGCGGCCGGGCTCAACGACATCAAGACGACGCCGGTGTCCGCGACCATGCCGGGTGTCGAGATCCATGCCCAGGTGCTGGAGAGCGTGCTCAGCGGCGCAGTGATCTCGCAGCCGAACTACGCGCTCGGGATCGAGCTGATCACGGCGCTGGTGATCGGCCTGCTCGTCATCATCTTCACGCCGAATCTCGGCCCCGTCCGCCTGGTGCTTGCGGGTGGGGCCTTCGCCGCCATCCTGGTCGGCGTGTCCTGGTTCTTCTACGTGCAGCACCGCCAGCTCATCGACTTCACCTATCCGCTGCTGTCGACCACCGCGGTCTATCTGACGCTGATCTTCGCTAGCTTCGTGCGCGAGCAGCGCCAGCGCGTGCAGATCCGCGGGCAGTTCGCGCAATACATGTCGCCGGTGCTGGTCGAGCAGCTGGCGCAATCGCCGGAAAAGCTCGTGCTCGGCGGCGAGGAGCGCGAGATGACGATCATGTTCTCCGACGTGCGCGGCTTCACCACGATCTCGGAGAGCTACAAGCACGATCCACAAGGGCTGATCGCGCTGATGAACCGCTTCCTGACGCCGCTGACCGACGTGATCATCGAGCGCAAGGGTTACATCGACAAGTACATGGGCGACGCCATCATGGCGTTCTGGAACGCGCCGCTCGACGATGCCGAGCACGAGATCAACGCCTGCGAAGCCGCGATCCAGATGCTGGAGCAGATCGACGAGGTCAACAAGGAGCGCGAGCAGGAAGCCGCCGACGGCGGCCACGTCTACATCCCGCTCAATGTCGGGATCGGTCTCAACACCGGCATCGGCGTGGTCGGCAACATGGGCTCCGACCTGAAGAAGAACTATTCGGTGCTCGGCGACAGTGTGAACCTGGCCTCGCGCCTCGAGGGCCAGTCGAAGGCATACGGCTTCCCGATCATCGTGGGCTCGCGCACCGCGCTCGCCGCCAAGGAAAAGTTCGCGATCCTCGAGCTCGACTTCATCATGGTCAAGGGCAAGTCCGAGCCGGAAGTGATCTACGCCATCGCCGGCCGCGAGGACGTGATGCATTCGGCCGCGTTCCAGCGCCTGCGCAACATCACCATCGAGATGCTCGGTTGCTACCGTAGCCGCGACTGGCAGGGCGCGCTGGACGCGATCGAGCGCGGCCGCAAGAGCGAGGACGCCGACACGCTGGAGAAGCTGTTCAGGCTTTACGAGGCGCGGATCAAGGATTTCCAGATCGAGCCGCCGCCGGAGGGCTGGACCGGCGCCTATGCCCTGCTGACCAAGTAA